In one window of Brassica rapa cultivar Chiifu-401-42 chromosome A07, CAAS_Brap_v3.01, whole genome shotgun sequence DNA:
- the LOC103831309 gene encoding transcription factor BIM2: MRTGKANQEEDDYGEEDFGSKREGPSSHNSNSAAASRDVKENDKASAIRSKHSVTEQRRRSKINERFQILREIIPNSEQKRDTASFLLEVIDYVQYLQEKVQKYEGSYPGWGQEPTKLTPWRNNHWRVQSLANGSVPVIPFPGKFEENSVAFSGPPAVVAELQNPVESDQGRATVYKPIESQPEFDDKELPPVQPVHHPLVHGEQANNECPATSDGAGHSNNDLVVEGGTISISTAYSHELLSSLTQALQNAGVDLSHAKLSVQIELGKRANQGLTHNDPSNKNPFSSDIEGATRSRSGEGESEHAHKRMKTL; this comes from the exons ATGAGAACCGGAAAAGCAAATCAAGAGGAGGACGATTACGGCGAAGAAGACTTCGGCTCCAAACGAGAAGGCCCTTCTTCCCACAACAGTAACTCCGCCGCAGCGAGCAGAG ATGTAAAGGAGAATGATAAGGCTAGTGCGATACGTTCTAAGCATTCGGTGACGGAGCAGCGGAGAAGAAGCAAAATCAATGAAAG GTTTCAGATTTTGAGAGAGATCATTCCCAACAGTGAACAGAAGAGAGATACTGCTTCCTTCCTTTTAGAG GTGATAGATTACGTTCAGTATTTACAAGAGAAAGTGCAAAAGTATGAAGGATCATATCCTGGTTGGGGTCAGGAACCAACTAAGTTGACTCCTTGG AGGAATAATCACTGGCGAGTTCAGAGTTTAGCTAATGGATCTGTTCCTGTGATACCATTTCCTGGAAAGTTTGAAGAAAACTCTGTAGCCTTTTCCGGACCTCCTGCAGTTGTTGCGGAACTGCAAAACCCTGTAGAATCTGACCAAGGAAGAGCTACTGTCTACAAACCAATAGAAAGTCAACCTGAGTTTGACGACAAGGAGTTACCGCCTGTACAACCAGTCCACCATCCATTGGTACACGGTGAACAAGCTAATAATGAATGCCCTGCAACAAGTGATGGGGCAGGCCATAGTAATAATGATCTGGTTGTTGAAGGTGGAACCATTAGCATCTCTACTGCCTACTCGCATGA GTTATTGAGCTCATTAACACAAGCACTTCAGAACGCAGGCGTTGATCTCTCGCATGCTAAACTTTCTGTGCAGATCGAGCTTGGGAAGCGAGCTAATCAAGGACTAACGCATAACGATCCATCCAATAAG AATCCGTTTTCCTCTGATATTGAAGGCGCTACACGATCAAGGAGCGGTGAGGGAGAATCTGAACATGCTCATAAGCGGATGAAAACACTGTAA
- the LOC103831308 gene encoding protease 2, which produces MAVPSLLRRSPTVSSLWSFSTQCFVRRTASLSLPTEPPPVPKKIPFSVTTHGVTRQDPYRWMRNTKDAPFLDHLHRENSYAQAFMSDTETLRRDLISEMKTRIPAEIVTPPERWGQWLYRQYIPRGKEYPLLSRRLDKAETNWLSVLDWNQIAEQFGYVHVGVCRVSPDHNYLAYTVDPKGNERFLLQIKDLRSGCLVPRLEVDGVVSLAWALDGVSLFYTVVDEHQRPHRVVVTNVESDGGGDTVVFSESDSSFCVDITSTKDGKFVTINSNSRTSSEVYIVNAEKPLAGLRRARERVHGVQCFLEHRNGYFYILTNAPTDAASEWSGEGYYLARCLVEEIESSEWQVVFFPDDDVVIEDMDMFSDYLVLFFSKKGSPMLCSIDMPMKANTKQVEDLNPWYFPLPADSCSVAPGSNHNFQSSVYRVVLSSPVIPDTIIDYDVSRRSFSIVHQEGRVTDDLDTSTPWYRADHSTDNNDRTTEGMPEWEELSDAYVCERQEVSSHDGVEVPLTILYSREAWKKSESPGMLIGYGAYGEALDKSWCTNRLSMLDRGWVIAFADVRGGGGGGDFSWHKSGTRSLKLNSVQDFIYCANYLMDKGYVHRHHLAAIGYSAGALLPAVAMNMHPSLFQAAILKVPFVDVLNTLSDSNLPLTLLDHEEFGNPNIQTEFQSILSYSPYDNIRRDVCYPSMLVTSSFHDSRVGVWEGAKWVAKIRESTCDDCSRAVILKTNMSGGHFGEGGRYAQCEETAFDYAFLIKVMGYHNNR; this is translated from the exons ATGGCAGTACCATCTCTTCTCCGCCGTTCGCCCACCGTGTCGTCTCTTTGGTCTTTCTCGACCCAATGTTTTGTCCGACGAACAGCTTCACTCTCTCTTCCGACAGAACCTCCTCCTGTCCCCAAAAAGATCCCTTTCTCCGTCACAACTCATGGCGTCACGAGACAAGACCCTTACCGTTGGATGCGGAACACAAAAGACGCACCTTTCCTCGACCACCTCCACCGCGAGAACTCGTACGCTCAAGCTTTCATGTCTGACACAGAGACCCTAAGGCGTGACTTGATCTCCGAGATGAAAACTCGCATCCCCGCAGAGATTGTCACTCCCCCAGAACGCTGGGGACAATG GTTATACAGACAATACATCCCCAGAGGAAAAGAGTATCCTCTTCTCTCTAGGAGACTGGACAAGGCTGAAACAAACTGGCTCTCTGTTCTTGATTGGAATCAAATTGCTGAACAGTTTG GTTATGTTCACGTTGGTGTTTGTCGTGTCTCACCTGATCATAACTACCTCGCCTACACGGTTGATCCCAAGGGCAACGAACGTTTCCTTCTCCAGATTAAGGATCTTAGAAGTGGTTGTTTGGTTCCTAGGCTGGAAGTTGATGGAGTTGTGAGCTTGGCGTGGGCGTTAGATGGAGTCAGCTTGTTTTACACTGTTGTTGATGAACATCAACGACCTCACAGGGTTGTTGTTACAAATGTTGAATCAGACGGGGGTGGTGATACTGTGGTGTTCTCTGAAAGTGATTCTAGTTTCTGTGTGGATATTACGAGTACTAAAGATGGAAAGTTTGTTACTATCAATTCGAACTCGAGGACTTCGTCCGAGGTTTATATAGTAAATGCGGAGAAGCCACTGGCTGGTTTGCGAAGGGCTCGTGAGAGAGTCCATGGTGTGCAGTGTTTTCTTGAACATCGCAATGGATACTTTTACATTCTTACCAATGCTCCCACGGATGCAGCTAGTGAGTGGTCTGGTGAAGGGTATTATTTGGCTAGGTGTCTAGTGGAGGAGATTGAATCATCGGAATGGCAG GTTGTTTTCTTTCCAGATGATGATGTGGTGATAGAAGATATGGACATGTTCAGTGACTATCTAGTGCTTTTCTTCAGTAAGAAAGGCTCACCTATGCTGTGTTCTATTGATATGCCCATGAAAGCAAATACGAAG CAAGTGGAGGATCTTAATCCCTGGTACTTTCCTCTTCCAGCTGATTCATGCAGTGTTGCACCTGGCTCAAACCACAACTTTCAAAGCTCAGTTTACCGAGTGGTCCTTTCATCTCCTGtg ATTCCTGACACTATCATCGACTATGACGTGTCAAGAAGATCATTCTCAATCGTCCATCAGGAGGGAAGAGTAACAGATGATCTTGATACTAGTACGCCATGGTACCGGGCAGATCACTCTACAGACAATAATGATAGAACCACTGAGGGAATGCCTGAATGGGAGGAACTATCTGATGCTTATGTTTGTGAAAGGCAAGAAGTTTCTTCACACGACGGAGTCGAAGTCCCTCTTACAATTCTGTATTCTCGAGAAGCATGGAAGAAGAGCGAGTCACCGGGGATGTTGATAGGTTACGGTGCTTATGGAGAAGCCCTGGACAAAAGCTGGTGCACAAATAGATTGAGCATGCTTGATCGTGGTTGGGTGATTGCCTTTGCTGATGTGAG gggaggaggaggtggtggggATTTTTCATGGCACAAATCAGGAACTCGATCATTGAAACTAAACTCAGTTCAAGATTTCATCTACTGTGCGAATTATCTAATGGACAAGGGATATGTGCATAGACATCATCTTGCTGCTATTGGATACAGCGCAGGAGCTCTTCTTCCAGCTGTTGCGATGAATATGCATCCAAGCCTATTTCAAGCTGCCATTTTGAAG GTTCCTTTTGTAGACGTCTTAAACACATTGTCAGATTCAAACTTACCTCTCACACTTTTGGACCATGAAGAGTTTGGTAACCCAAACATCCAAACCGAGTTTCAATCCATCCTTAGCTATTCTCCATATGATAACATACGCAGAGATGTTTGCTATCCGTCAATGCTTGTCACATCTTCGTTTCATGACTCAAG GGTTGGAGTATGGGAAGGTGCTAAGTGGGTGGCTAAGATACGGGAGAGTACGTGTGATGATTGTTCACGAGCTGTGATTCTGAAAACGAATATGAGCGGTGGCCATTTCGGTGAAGGTGGTCGCTATGCTCAATGCGAAGAGACTGCCTTTGATTATGCTTTTCTTATCAAAGTCATGGGTTATCACAACAATAGATAA